One genomic segment of Brassica napus cultivar Da-Ae chromosome A3, Da-Ae, whole genome shotgun sequence includes these proteins:
- the LOC106440871 gene encoding uncharacterized protein LOC106440871, with protein MDFDKKWALRLLVFCLLGFVSVQSGDTDKAKKIREAAIFTISFVACDSPSGNQLLWSIFKALCTFCAYQTLSFSSNAFRALIYIESLELLQPLQPPLPPFPTPPSTLSALEGPLSPLLVGSSDSRIQVTLTRIESLWTSPFSSLMNWIL; from the exons ATGGACTTCGACAAAAAGTGGGCTTTGCGCTTATTGGTTTTCTGTTTATTAGGCTTTGTATCTGTCCAAAGTGGTGATACAGACAAAGCTAAGAAGATTAGGGAAGCCgccatcttcaccatctccttcgTCGCTTGCGATTCTCCTTCCGGCAATCAGCTATTATGGTCGATCTTTAAGGCTCTATGCACGTTTTGCGCCTACCAAACGCTTAGTTTCTCCTCTAACGCCTTCAGAGCTCTCATATATATAGAATCCCTCGAG CTGCTCCAGCCGCTTCAGCCGCCATTGCCGCCGTTCCCTACTCCACCTTCAACTCTCTCCGCCTTGGAAGGTCCACTCAGTCCATTGTTGGTCGGCTCATCCGATTCTAGGATTCAAGTAACATTAACAAGAATTGAGAGTTTATGGACATCACCATTCTCCTCCTTGATGAactg GATTCTGTGA